In Flavobacterium sp. CBA20B-1, one DNA window encodes the following:
- a CDS encoding T9SS type A sorting domain-containing protein — protein sequence MKLKLLFAFLIATISNAQTQIGQDIVGDMPDDRFGHGVALSADGNVMAVSAPGNDNNGTDAGHIRVYSKVSGTWTQIGQDIEGTIADDQIGHKIVLSDDGTTIAFPAVSAKRNTNGVFHWGYVSVYKNVNNTWTKVGQDIIDIGSNQFGLAISLSSDGSTIAISSPGAHSTFFENIQVYKNTVGSWQKIGGFVRLLNIENDNLSINYGFNVSLSGDGKVIAFTDIQGGINGGTNNSGILYVYKYQLGNWIKVGNTISTTNQNETLGFRVVLSNDGSILAVTTNNGGIGAVSVYKNVVNNWVQIGNDIVGEAALDACGQGLVMSANGNALAIGCTGCDTANGTDTGKVRIFENIQNNWVEKGSVIGANPGDGIGWSIALSKDGYNLAVGNPGNSSVGGKPYTTNFEELTFSDNLLQANNYQSKGTFPGSVRVFDLSGILSSDTFVLENFNIYPNPTTDILNIELKENLSLEKVFIYNTNGQLVKETSEKTINVSGFAKGIYNVQVLTNQGNATKKIIVQ from the coding sequence ATGAAACTAAAACTACTATTTGCATTCTTAATTGCTACAATTAGTAATGCACAAACACAAATTGGACAGGATATTGTAGGCGATATGCCCGATGATAGATTTGGACATGGTGTTGCATTATCTGCCGATGGTAATGTTATGGCAGTCTCAGCTCCCGGAAACGATAACAACGGAACAGACGCAGGACATATTCGTGTGTATTCTAAAGTATCAGGTACTTGGACACAAATTGGGCAGGATATCGAAGGAACTATAGCCGATGATCAAATAGGACATAAAATAGTATTGTCTGACGATGGAACTACAATAGCTTTTCCTGCTGTGTCAGCTAAACGAAATACCAATGGTGTTTTTCACTGGGGTTATGTAAGTGTTTACAAAAATGTAAATAATACTTGGACGAAAGTCGGTCAGGATATAATAGACATTGGAAGTAACCAATTTGGTTTAGCTATTTCTTTATCAAGTGACGGTTCTACTATCGCAATAAGTAGTCCAGGTGCTCATTCTACATTTTTTGAAAATATTCAAGTTTACAAAAATACAGTTGGATCATGGCAAAAAATTGGTGGATTTGTGCGTCTGCTAAACATTGAAAATGATAATTTATCAATCAACTATGGTTTTAATGTATCGTTATCTGGAGATGGAAAAGTTATTGCCTTTACTGATATACAAGGCGGAATTAACGGAGGAACAAATAATAGTGGAATCTTATATGTATATAAATATCAGCTGGGTAATTGGATAAAAGTAGGGAATACAATATCTACTACAAATCAAAATGAAACTTTGGGATTTAGAGTTGTTCTTTCTAATGATGGCAGTATTTTAGCTGTCACTACAAATAATGGAGGAATTGGTGCTGTATCTGTATATAAAAACGTTGTTAACAATTGGGTACAAATAGGTAATGATATTGTTGGAGAGGCAGCACTAGATGCTTGTGGTCAAGGTTTGGTTATGTCAGCAAATGGAAATGCTTTAGCTATAGGTTGCACTGGATGTGACACCGCAAATGGAACAGATACTGGTAAAGTACGCATCTTTGAAAACATTCAAAACAATTGGGTTGAAAAAGGCAGTGTAATTGGAGCTAATCCGGGAGATGGAATCGGATGGTCGATTGCATTATCTAAAGACGGATATAATTTAGCCGTTGGTAATCCAGGTAATAGCAGCGTTGGTGGTAAACCATATACTACTAATTTTGAGGAACTAACCTTCAGTGACAACTTATTGCAAGCAAATAATTATCAATCTAAAGGAACATTTCCCGGTTCTGTGCGAGTTTTTGATTTATCAGGCATTTTATCATCAGATACTTTTGTGTTAGAAAACTTCAACATTTACCCTAATCCTACAACCGATATTTTAAATATTGAATTGAAAGAAAACTTATCGTTGGAAAAAGTATTTATTTACAACACAAACGGTCAATTAGTGAAAGAAACTTCTGAAAAAACAATTAATGTAAGTGGTTTTGCTAAAGGTATTTACAATGTGCAAGTTTTAACCAATCAAGGTAATGCTACTAAAAAAATAATCGTACAGTAA
- the bshA gene encoding N-acetyl-alpha-D-glucosaminyl L-malate synthase BshA has product MKIAIVCYPTFGGSGVVATELGIELAKRNHEVHFITYSQPVRLALLNKNIHYHEVVVPEYPLFHYQPYELALSSKIVDTVKEFGIDLLHVHYAIPHAFAGYMAKQMLADQGISLPMVTTLHGTDITLVGNHPFYKTAVSFSINQSDFVTSVSADLKKSTYELFDTTKDIHVIPNFIEEKNTFDANFQCKRSLFAHEGERIVTHVSNFRKVKRILDVVKVFHGIQQQIPAKLMMVGDGPERLGAEELVKELGIENKVIFFGNSSEIDSILKYSDLFLLPSETESFGLAALEAMANKVPVISSNTGGLPEVNVEGVSGFLNNIGDIDGMVSNALHILKDDRSLDTFKEQAFAHSKNFSVEKIVPLYETIYNKALKNTPV; this is encoded by the coding sequence ATGAAAATAGCCATAGTTTGCTATCCAACCTTTGGTGGAAGTGGTGTAGTTGCTACCGAATTAGGTATTGAACTTGCCAAGCGCAACCACGAAGTTCATTTTATAACTTATAGCCAGCCGGTGCGTTTGGCACTTTTAAATAAAAATATTCATTACCATGAAGTGGTCGTACCAGAATATCCATTGTTTCATTACCAGCCTTATGAATTGGCGCTTTCTAGTAAAATTGTAGATACAGTTAAAGAATTTGGTATCGATCTTTTACATGTACATTATGCCATTCCACATGCTTTTGCGGGTTATATGGCAAAGCAAATGTTGGCAGATCAAGGAATTTCATTGCCAATGGTAACCACATTGCATGGTACCGATATTACATTGGTGGGCAATCACCCGTTTTATAAAACCGCGGTGAGTTTTAGTATCAACCAGTCCGATTTTGTAACTTCGGTTTCGGCAGATTTAAAAAAATCTACTTATGAATTGTTCGATACCACCAAAGACATTCATGTAATTCCCAATTTCATAGAAGAAAAAAACACATTTGATGCCAATTTTCAGTGCAAACGAAGCCTATTTGCTCATGAAGGCGAACGTATTGTTACCCATGTGAGTAATTTTAGAAAAGTGAAACGCATATTGGATGTAGTAAAAGTTTTTCATGGAATACAACAACAAATTCCAGCAAAATTAATGATGGTGGGCGATGGTCCCGAACGATTAGGAGCAGAAGAATTAGTCAAAGAATTGGGTATCGAAAACAAAGTGATATTCTTTGGAAATTCGTCTGAAATCGACAGTATCCTAAAGTATTCAGATTTATTTTTATTACCTTCTGAAACCGAGAGTTTTGGCTTAGCCGCATTAGAAGCCATGGCCAATAAAGTGCCGGTAATATCATCAAACACCGGCGGTTTACCAGAAGTAAATGTGGAAGGTGTTTCGGGCTTTTTAAACAATATTGGCGATATAGACGGAATGGTAAGTAATGCCTTACACATTTTAAAAGACGATCGCTCCCTTGATACTTTTAAAGAACAAGCATTTGCACATTCAAAAAATTTCAGCGTAGAAAAAATTGTTCCGCTTTATGAAACAATTTACAATAAAGCATTAAAAAACACGCCTGTTTAG